The following are encoded together in the Petrotoga olearia DSM 13574 genome:
- a CDS encoding glycerol-3-phosphate responsive antiterminator encodes MEGLCNLIKKNTIIPAIRDLNDLDDAFKTQSPIIFLLTGSILILEDVVHVVKRFDKKLFINIDLLEGIASDKKGIEYLARKQLCDGIISTKNNAIKTAMQENLMAVQRVFLIDSNSLKSVVNFLEKTSQPDAFEILPAIAAPYFLENIGTKVCLIAGGLISKEEEVLKLFKNGIHAISTSAKDLW; translated from the coding sequence ATGGAAGGTTTATGTAATTTAATAAAGAAAAACACGATAATTCCTGCTATCAGAGATTTAAATGACTTAGATGATGCCTTTAAAACGCAATCCCCTATCATCTTCTTGCTTACAGGATCTATATTGATTTTAGAAGATGTTGTGCATGTTGTAAAACGATTTGATAAAAAATTATTTATCAATATCGATTTACTAGAAGGTATCGCTTCTGATAAAAAAGGTATTGAGTATTTAGCTCGTAAACAATTATGTGATGGAATAATATCTACAAAAAATAACGCTATAAAAACAGCTATGCAAGAAAATTTAATGGCAGTTCAAAGGGTGTTTTTGATAGATTCTAATTCTTTAAAATCTGTTGTAAATTTTCTGGAAAAAACTTCTCAACCTGATGCCTTTGAAATATTACCAGCGATAGCAGCACCATATTTTTTAGAAAATATAGGAACAAAAGTATGTTTGATAGCTGGTGGATTAATAAGTAAAGAAGAGGAAGTTCTGAAACTCTTTAAAAATGGGATCCATGCTATTTCTACCAGTGCTAAAGATTTGTGGTAA
- a CDS encoding DUF1667 domain-containing protein codes for MNSVEYKKKKIVCTQCPLGCKINVVYADADEIEIVEVKGNRCKRGLEFVKQEITDPLRVVVTSVKVEDGEIPMASVRSDKPVPLRLMQDIMKTLKQTKVKAPVKRGDVVIQNILDTGSDIIATRSVDRKK; via the coding sequence ATGAACTCGGTTGAATATAAAAAAAAGAAAATAGTGTGTACACAATGTCCTTTGGGGTGTAAAATAAACGTTGTTTATGCAGATGCGGATGAAATAGAAATTGTAGAAGTTAAAGGGAACAGATGTAAAAGAGGATTAGAATTTGTAAAACAAGAAATTACGGATCCCTTAAGAGTGGTGGTAACAAGCGTTAAAGTAGAAGATGGGGAAATCCCAATGGCTTCGGTTCGGTCTGATAAACCCGTTCCGTTAAGACTTATGCAAGACATAATGAAAACATTAAAACAAACAAAGGTAAAAGCACCAGTCAAAAGAGGGGACGTTGTTATACAAAATATCTTAGACACAGGTAGTGATATAATAGCTACTAGAAGTGTCGACAGGAAAAAATAA
- a CDS encoding NAD(P)/FAD-dependent oxidoreductase, whose amino-acid sequence MKYETDVVVLGGGGGGMAAAKAADKNGANVILIEREEENGGVLNQCIHNGFGIHYYRKDLTGPEFKETLQEELENTNVKILNSAFVLDVSKDKQLTFVNHKGIHEIKTKALVMATGARERHFNSLAVPGDRVSGIFTAGVAQKYINLQNLKPANSALILGSGDIGLIMARRLHLEGIEVKGVVEILPYPGGLERNVQQCLRDYNIPLYLSHTVTRVEGNKRLSKVYVSQVDENRQIIPNTEKIFNVDSLITSVGLIPLTDPVKFVETGPGFITSNTNQTSEDWIFAAGNCTVVFDLVDYVSREGEKAGKYAALYAQNQYFPEQKVKVKKGENINILHPMSIDPNERTKLYLRVSKTFKRAEVTVEPLGIKLVEEEARPSEMIEISIKPFNDKNLKEIEVSAHELG is encoded by the coding sequence ATGAAATACGAAACCGATGTTGTTGTATTAGGTGGTGGTGGTGGTGGAATGGCCGCTGCTAAGGCTGCAGATAAAAATGGCGCCAACGTTATTCTTATAGAAAGAGAAGAAGAAAACGGCGGAGTTTTAAATCAATGTATTCACAATGGTTTTGGGATACATTATTATAGAAAGGATTTAACTGGTCCAGAATTCAAAGAAACGCTTCAAGAAGAATTAGAGAATACGAATGTGAAAATATTGAACAGTGCTTTTGTGTTGGATGTAAGTAAAGATAAACAATTGACTTTTGTGAATCATAAAGGCATACACGAGATAAAAACAAAGGCTTTAGTTATGGCAACAGGTGCAAGAGAAAGACATTTTAACTCACTTGCCGTTCCGGGAGATAGGGTCTCTGGTATTTTTACCGCAGGTGTAGCTCAAAAATACATTAATCTTCAAAATCTCAAGCCGGCTAATAGCGCCTTGATACTTGGTTCAGGAGATATTGGACTGATAATGGCTCGCAGGCTTCATTTAGAGGGAATAGAAGTAAAAGGTGTAGTAGAAATTTTGCCATACCCAGGTGGATTGGAAAGAAACGTTCAACAATGTCTGAGAGATTATAATATTCCCTTGTATCTTTCCCATACCGTAACAAGGGTCGAGGGGAATAAGAGATTGAGTAAAGTTTACGTATCTCAAGTTGATGAAAATAGACAGATCATCCCAAACACGGAAAAGATATTTAACGTGGATTCCCTCATAACCTCCGTTGGCCTTATACCTTTAACTGATCCTGTAAAATTTGTTGAAACTGGTCCTGGATTTATCACATCCAATACAAATCAAACCTCTGAAGATTGGATCTTTGCAGCCGGGAACTGTACCGTTGTATTTGATTTAGTGGATTATGTTTCAAGAGAAGGAGAAAAAGCAGGTAAATATGCTGCTCTTTATGCACAAAATCAGTACTTTCCAGAACAAAAGGTAAAGGTTAAAAAAGGAGAAAATATAAATATACTGCATCCGATGTCTATAGATCCCAACGAAAGGACAAAGTTGTACCTTAGAGTTTCAAAAACTTTCAAAAGAGCAGAAGTTACAGTAGAACCTCTTGGAATTAAGTTGGTGGAAGAAGAAGCTAGACCTTCTGAAATGATCGAAATTTCCATAAAGCCATTTAATGATAAGAATCTGAAAGAAATAGAGGTGAGTGCACATGAACTCGGTTGA
- a CDS encoding NAD(P)/FAD-dependent oxidoreductase, with product MIAVIGSGIVGSLIAREINKYIEDVFIFEARNGIGTGVTKGNSGIIHGGYDDTPGSLRSELCYKGNKLYDEISQELSVEVKRVGSHVVALNEDELKAIDELEERAIQNGVKEYEILDKVELLEMEPNLNKSALKSFYCPIAGVTEPWEVAMQATKSVEINGGKVLKNKKLVEVKKKDNNFELFFEDGSNYIADLVINVAGLYADEVAKLFGDEVPYIFPVKGEYYLLGKDIKYANAVIFPTPSKLTKGCLVVPTVDGGYLAGPTAHGVKSKQDLSTTQEGLLEVREKSLRLVPTLDFSRNVIKTFAGLRPETKEKDFHIDVGGGNVIHVSGIRSPGLTAAPAIAKYVVEYLIQEKLHINLQKRKNYISQIEKVPHLVEKDYDYWERVIQEDQDAGEMICYCNKITKKEIKEAIKNGARTLDDVKFITRASFGECQGSFCIPKILKIISEETGLKPQEVLQNEEGSWIIDSEVRTK from the coding sequence TTGATAGCGGTTATAGGTTCTGGAATAGTAGGAAGTTTAATCGCAAGAGAAATTAACAAATATATAGAAGATGTCTTCATATTTGAGGCAAGAAACGGAATAGGAACAGGTGTCACAAAAGGAAATTCTGGAATAATTCACGGGGGGTATGACGATACTCCTGGAAGTTTAAGGTCAGAACTGTGTTATAAGGGTAATAAATTGTACGATGAGATATCCCAGGAACTTTCTGTAGAAGTGAAAAGAGTTGGATCACATGTTGTTGCATTGAACGAAGATGAGTTAAAAGCGATCGATGAGTTGGAAGAAAGAGCAATTCAAAACGGGGTCAAAGAATATGAGATTTTAGATAAGGTAGAACTATTAGAAATGGAGCCAAATTTAAATAAGAGTGCTTTAAAATCCTTTTATTGCCCTATAGCAGGTGTGACTGAGCCATGGGAAGTAGCTATGCAAGCTACAAAATCGGTAGAGATCAATGGAGGAAAAGTTTTAAAAAATAAGAAACTTGTTGAAGTAAAAAAGAAAGATAACAATTTTGAATTGTTCTTTGAAGATGGGAGCAATTATATAGCTGATTTAGTTATTAATGTTGCAGGATTGTATGCAGATGAGGTAGCGAAATTATTTGGAGATGAGGTACCTTATATTTTCCCTGTAAAAGGTGAGTATTATCTTTTAGGAAAGGACATAAAGTATGCAAATGCTGTCATTTTTCCAACTCCCTCTAAGTTGACGAAAGGTTGTTTGGTGGTTCCGACTGTGGATGGGGGTTATTTAGCTGGGCCTACTGCTCATGGTGTGAAATCAAAACAAGATCTTTCTACGACTCAAGAAGGGCTTTTAGAAGTCAGAGAAAAATCTTTGAGGTTGGTTCCAACTTTAGATTTTTCAAGGAATGTAATTAAAACGTTTGCGGGTCTAAGACCTGAAACAAAGGAAAAAGATTTTCATATCGATGTAGGTGGAGGAAATGTTATACATGTTTCTGGTATAAGATCCCCTGGATTAACCGCTGCACCTGCGATCGCTAAATACGTTGTAGAATATCTTATTCAAGAAAAGTTACATATTAATTTACAAAAAAGAAAAAATTACATCAGTCAAATAGAAAAAGTCCCACATTTAGTGGAAAAGGATTATGACTACTGGGAAAGAGTCATTCAAGAAGATCAAGATGCCGGAGAAATGATTTGTTATTGTAACAAAATAACAAAAAAAGAGATCAAAGAGGCAATAAAAAACGGTGCAAGGACTCTAGATGATGTTAAATTTATAACAAGAGCGTCTTTTGGAGAGTGTCAAGGAAGTTTTTGCATACCAAAGATATTGAAAATAATATCCGAAGAGACAGGGCTAAAACCACAAGAAGTACTTCAAAATGAAGAAGGTTCGTGGATAATAGATTCCGAGGTGAGGACAAAATGA
- the glpK gene encoding glycerol kinase GlpK, producing the protein MEKYILSIDQGTTSSRAIIFDHDGNVVSLAQQEFMQYYPKPGWVEHDPNEIWATTMGVIADAMARGNIKRSQISAIGITNQRETTVIWDAETGKPVHNAIVWQDRRTSKICDNLKEKGLEETIKHKTGLMVDAYFSGTKIKWILDNVEGAREKAEAGKLRFGTIDTWLIWKLTNGKVHVTDYTNASRTMIYNIFDLKWDEDLLKELNIPFSLLPEVKPSSQIYGNTDVDVFGAEVPIAGIAGDQQAATFGQVCYEKGMVKNTYGTGCFMLMNTGEEPIESKHGLLTTIAYGINGKVNYALEGSIFVTGAAVQWLRDELKIVDSAADTEYYATKVKDNGGVYFVPAFAGLGAPYWDMYARGTIVGLTRGSSKAHIIRATLESIAYQTRDVLEAMEADSGIKLKTLRVDGGAALNNFLLQFQSDILGVEVERPVVNETTALGAAYLAGLAVGYWNGQEELLRKWKRDALFTPQMDEDERERLYAGWKRAVERAKNWIEEK; encoded by the coding sequence ATGGAAAAGTATATTTTATCAATCGATCAAGGGACTACAAGTTCTCGGGCTATAATTTTTGATCACGATGGGAATGTTGTTAGTTTAGCACAGCAAGAATTTATGCAGTATTATCCTAAACCCGGATGGGTAGAGCATGATCCAAATGAAATTTGGGCAACTACGATGGGAGTAATAGCAGATGCCATGGCGCGAGGGAATATTAAACGTAGCCAGATCAGTGCGATTGGTATAACTAATCAAAGGGAGACAACCGTTATTTGGGATGCAGAAACGGGGAAACCTGTTCACAATGCAATCGTTTGGCAAGATAGAAGGACTTCAAAAATTTGCGATAATTTGAAAGAAAAAGGTTTGGAAGAAACGATCAAGCATAAGACAGGTCTTATGGTAGATGCTTACTTTTCTGGAACTAAAATTAAATGGATTTTGGATAATGTTGAAGGAGCCAGAGAAAAAGCAGAAGCTGGAAAACTTAGATTTGGAACTATAGATACGTGGTTAATCTGGAAGCTAACTAATGGAAAAGTTCACGTTACTGATTATACCAATGCATCCAGAACAATGATATACAATATTTTCGATCTTAAATGGGATGAAGATCTTCTTAAAGAGTTAAATATACCTTTTTCTCTTTTACCAGAGGTAAAACCTTCGAGTCAAATATATGGTAATACCGATGTAGATGTATTCGGCGCAGAAGTACCCATTGCCGGAATAGCAGGGGATCAGCAAGCTGCTACGTTTGGTCAGGTTTGCTATGAAAAAGGTATGGTAAAAAACACATATGGCACCGGTTGTTTCATGTTAATGAACACTGGAGAAGAACCCATTGAATCTAAACATGGCTTATTAACTACAATAGCTTACGGAATTAATGGAAAGGTTAACTATGCCTTGGAAGGATCTATTTTCGTTACAGGTGCTGCTGTTCAATGGCTTAGAGACGAGTTAAAGATAGTTGATAGTGCTGCAGATACTGAATATTATGCAACTAAAGTCAAAGATAACGGTGGTGTTTATTTTGTGCCAGCATTTGCAGGGCTCGGAGCACCTTATTGGGATATGTATGCAAGGGGTACAATCGTTGGATTAACAAGAGGATCATCAAAAGCGCACATTATTAGAGCTACTTTGGAATCTATAGCATATCAAACAAGAGACGTTCTTGAAGCTATGGAGGCTGACTCGGGTATAAAACTTAAGACTCTGCGTGTAGATGGTGGTGCCGCATTAAATAATTTCCTTTTGCAATTTCAATCTGATATTCTTGGTGTAGAGGTTGAAAGGCCCGTAGTTAATGAGACCACAGCGTTAGGTGCAGCATATTTGGCGGGTTTGGCAGTAGGATATTGGAATGGTCAGGAGGAATTATTAAGAAAATGGAAACGGGATGCCCTTTTTACTCCTCAAATGGATGAGGATGAAAGGGAAAGATTGTACGCTGGTTGGAAAAGAGCCGTTGAAAGAGCAAAAAATTGGATTGAAGAAAAATAA
- a CDS encoding alpha/beta hydrolase family protein yields MMKDIVAKKKRYQKLLMLSLVLILLGSVLAHLFNTSFYSTKVSRISFDTEKGELSGLLYIPKGANSQDPRPTIITTHGYLNSSEMQDAVAIELSRRGYVVLALDMYDHGHSINNTEFSSSSAFFSFWPTSIYDAVQYMYEQDYVLKDEAGNGIIAVGGHSMGGFSSTMAMVQDEQDYATTGIRKIHAGLTMGSDYSWSSYLGVTGDVAFQAYGPRIVGKVAAHYDEFFFDQEAFASGESVVYKDYTNTEEGRKFLGNPAEPQSETWYNLENGGKRIIYTPREIHPRNHFSITTTGHAIDFYNVAFEEYTSTNQNSANLPSGNQIWFLKELFSFVAMIGFFLLLVPLVLLISDLPFFSKLKTEINPEIKGPGTKKDKIIYWIIFSISALFPALFFPTLMDKAGTGMTVLKVFSVLVIALSVVKVIMGFVKKDKEGFKAIITGPALLSAVSIILLLILINSSNVLKLNSYFNEPTTNQILYWAMVVTSVVAIIGLFTHYLNKNSQSISLKQYGFVVNWKSILASLVAALVAVLIAYLILFIIDTVFKVDFRIWTWAVKTFGSTHLVAALKYAPIFFLYFFVTGITVNANTGHMKGWKGYVAASVLNVGGLVLYLILQYGKLFITGTALFPSQSLSSILLFALIPTLLVATIYSKVLFKRTGNIYTGVFLNTFLVTMITVANTTLYSGLI; encoded by the coding sequence ATGATGAAGGATATTGTTGCTAAAAAAAAGAGGTATCAAAAATTACTTATGCTGTCCCTAGTTTTAATTTTGCTTGGAAGTGTTCTTGCTCATTTATTTAATACTTCATTTTATTCTACTAAGGTAAGCAGAATAAGTTTTGATACTGAGAAGGGTGAATTATCTGGTCTGCTTTATATTCCAAAGGGTGCTAATAGTCAGGATCCAAGACCGACAATTATTACTACACATGGGTATTTAAATTCTAGTGAAATGCAGGATGCAGTGGCAATAGAGCTTTCCAGAAGGGGATATGTTGTCCTGGCTCTGGATATGTATGACCACGGTCATTCAATAAACAATACAGAATTTTCTAGCTCTAGCGCCTTCTTCTCTTTTTGGCCCACTAGTATCTATGATGCAGTACAGTATATGTATGAACAAGATTATGTATTAAAAGATGAGGCAGGGAATGGGATTATTGCTGTTGGTGGTCATTCTATGGGTGGATTTTCATCCACAATGGCTATGGTGCAGGATGAACAGGATTATGCAACTACTGGGATAAGAAAAATACATGCTGGTTTAACCATGGGTTCGGATTATAGTTGGTCGAGTTATTTAGGTGTAACTGGTGATGTAGCTTTCCAGGCTTATGGTCCCAGAATAGTTGGTAAAGTTGCAGCTCATTATGATGAATTCTTCTTTGATCAGGAAGCTTTTGCATCAGGAGAGTCGGTAGTCTATAAAGATTATACTAATACTGAAGAAGGGCGAAAATTCTTAGGAAATCCTGCTGAGCCACAGAGTGAAACCTGGTATAATCTGGAAAATGGGGGAAAAAGAATTATCTATACACCTCGCGAGATTCATCCTAGAAATCATTTTTCAATTACCACAACCGGTCATGCGATAGATTTTTATAATGTTGCTTTTGAGGAGTATACATCAACTAATCAGAATTCAGCAAATCTGCCATCTGGTAATCAAATATGGTTTTTAAAAGAACTATTTTCATTTGTGGCCATGATTGGATTCTTCCTGCTTCTTGTCCCGTTAGTCTTACTTATATCAGATCTACCTTTCTTCTCAAAATTAAAAACAGAGATAAATCCAGAAATTAAAGGTCCTGGGACCAAAAAGGATAAGATCATCTATTGGATTATATTTAGTATCTCCGCTTTATTCCCGGCATTATTCTTTCCCACTCTGATGGATAAAGCCGGAACGGGTATGACAGTTCTTAAGGTGTTCTCAGTGCTTGTAATTGCCCTTTCTGTAGTTAAGGTAATTATGGGGTTTGTAAAGAAAGATAAAGAAGGGTTTAAGGCAATCATCACCGGACCAGCACTGTTATCTGCCGTATCTATTATTTTATTATTGATTTTGATTAATTCTTCAAATGTCCTTAAATTGAACAGTTATTTTAATGAACCAACTACAAATCAAATTCTCTATTGGGCCATGGTAGTAACATCTGTAGTAGCAATAATTGGCCTGTTCACCCATTATTTAAATAAAAATTCACAGAGTATTTCTCTCAAGCAGTATGGTTTTGTTGTTAACTGGAAATCTATTTTAGCTAGTTTAGTAGCAGCCCTGGTTGCGGTGCTAATTGCATATCTAATTCTGTTTATCATTGATACAGTATTCAAAGTTGACTTTAGAATCTGGACATGGGCTGTAAAGACTTTTGGAAGCACCCATTTGGTTGCTGCTTTGAAATATGCCCCCATCTTTTTCCTGTATTTTTTTGTGACCGGGATTACGGTTAATGCTAATACTGGACATATGAAGGGATGGAAGGGTTACGTGGCTGCCTCTGTATTGAATGTTGGAGGTCTGGTTCTGTATCTGATATTACAGTACGGGAAACTTTTTATTACCGGAACAGCACTCTTCCCTTCCCAGTCACTCAGCAGCATCTTACTGTTTGCCCTTATCCCAACTCTGCTTGTTGCCACTATTTATTCTAAAGTTCTTTTTAAAAGAACTGGTAATATATATACGGGAGTATTTTTAAATACATTCCTAGTTACAATGATTACGGTTGCCAACACTACCTTATATAGTGGTTTAATTTGA